The Phyllopteryx taeniolatus isolate TA_2022b chromosome 14, UOR_Ptae_1.2, whole genome shotgun sequence genome has a window encoding:
- the LOC133489178 gene encoding uncharacterized protein LOC133489178 — translation MELPVDSLKVRYKEEDGAVLFESYIPPSRDAIHLPTYVLYLLMAIFIVLGVLYAIIGHLIKDLIHDFADWLLGEQPEEVVVNYCEAKDKFVADWCPETTPELQEMARAEESRMAEKDFMKSPPIWIISTEPRGTRTGPRVVFGKRT, via the exons ATGGAGCTGCCGGTAGACAGCTTAAAAGTCCGTTACAAAGAAGAAGACGGAGCGGTTTTGTTTGAGAGCTACATACCCCCCTCGAGGGACGCCATCCACCTGCCGACCTATGTGCTCTATCTGCTCATGGCCATTTTCATCGTGCTAGGTGTTCTCTACGCCATCATCGGTCACCTCATAAAGGACCTCATCCATGACTTTGCAG ACTGGCTCTTGGGGGAGCAGCCTGAGGAGGTGGTGGTCAACTATTGTGAGGCCAAAGACAAATTTGTGGCCGACTGGTGTCCAGAAACCACGCCGGAGCTGCAGGAGATGGCCCGAGCTGAGGAGAGCAGGATGGCTGAGAAAGACTTTATGAAGTCGCCTCCTATCTGGATCATCTCTACGGAGCCTCGGGGCACTAGGACAGGGCCCCGTGTGGTCTTTGGGAAGAGGACTTAA